A genome region from Crossiella equi includes the following:
- the cas2e gene encoding type I-E CRISPR-associated endoribonuclease Cas2e, protein MVVLATTAVPDHVHGALSRWLLEAMPGMFVGSVSARVRDLLWDNVSAVVGEGAAVLVHPADNEQGFALRTAGDRRRQPYELDGLTLIRWRAPVQEAEEVPVPW, encoded by the coding sequence ATGGTCGTGCTGGCCACCACCGCGGTCCCGGACCACGTGCACGGGGCGCTGAGCCGCTGGTTGCTGGAGGCCATGCCCGGGATGTTCGTCGGCAGCGTCTCGGCCAGGGTGCGGGATTTGTTGTGGGACAACGTTTCCGCTGTGGTGGGGGAGGGTGCGGCGGTTCTGGTGCATCCGGCCGACAACGAGCAGGGCTTCGCCCTCCGCACCGCCGGGGACCGGCGGCGGCAACCATACGAGCTGGACGGGCTCACGCTGATTCGTTGGCGAGCCCCTGTCCAGGAGGCTGAAGAAGTGCCGGTGCCGTGGTAA
- the fxlM gene encoding methyltransferase, FxLD system, with the protein MTNAAATRPEDLREQMIHHIRAAGHLPTQRIEAALRTVPRHRFVPAAPLEEAYANRAITIKPGANRPASCISVPTVVAMMLGQLDPQPGDRVLEIGAGTGYNAALLAELVGPTGSVTTVDIHPDVTDHARRALASTGYDRVRVVTGDGALGEETGAPYDTIIVTVGPWDLPTAWFEQLAPGGTLVVPLHWRGQARSVAFHRQGDGSLRATNSAQCGFIPMIGIVPTGEKTVPIAEHVDLYFDTDQDIDPDALTDLLDQPEATVWSGVTVGANEPFDHIWLWLTATEPGTCRLAVEPEAMTAWRPANPYRVPAMVEGDSLAYLAKPRLTDVPCPDGESRYELGAVGRGPAAAELAERLVEQIRLFGRDRSAQPVIAAYPAGTAEDSEPAGLVITKHHVRVVLTP; encoded by the coding sequence ATGACCAACGCCGCCGCCACCCGCCCCGAAGACCTGCGCGAGCAGATGATCCACCACATCCGCGCCGCCGGACACCTACCCACTCAACGCATCGAGGCGGCCCTGCGCACTGTTCCCCGCCACCGTTTCGTCCCCGCCGCACCCCTGGAAGAGGCCTATGCGAACAGGGCGATCACCATCAAGCCCGGCGCCAACCGGCCGGCCAGCTGCATCTCCGTGCCGACCGTGGTGGCCATGATGCTCGGCCAGCTCGACCCCCAGCCCGGCGACCGAGTCCTGGAGATCGGCGCGGGCACCGGCTACAACGCCGCCCTGCTGGCCGAACTCGTCGGCCCCACCGGCAGCGTCACCACCGTCGACATCCACCCCGACGTCACCGACCACGCCCGCCGCGCCCTGGCCAGCACCGGCTACGACCGGGTCCGGGTGGTCACCGGCGACGGCGCCCTCGGCGAGGAGACCGGCGCCCCCTACGACACGATCATCGTCACCGTCGGGCCATGGGACCTGCCCACCGCGTGGTTCGAACAGCTCGCTCCCGGCGGCACGCTGGTCGTCCCCCTGCACTGGCGCGGCCAAGCCCGCAGCGTCGCCTTCCACCGCCAAGGCGACGGGAGCCTGCGTGCCACCAACAGCGCGCAGTGCGGGTTCATCCCCATGATCGGCATCGTGCCCACCGGCGAGAAGACCGTGCCCATCGCCGAGCACGTCGACCTGTACTTCGACACCGACCAGGACATCGACCCCGACGCCCTCACCGACCTGCTCGACCAGCCCGAGGCCACCGTGTGGTCCGGGGTGACGGTAGGCGCGAACGAGCCCTTCGACCACATCTGGCTGTGGCTGACCGCCACCGAGCCGGGCACCTGCCGACTCGCCGTTGAGCCCGAGGCCATGACCGCCTGGCGCCCCGCCAACCCTTACCGCGTCCCGGCCATGGTCGAGGGCGACTCCCTGGCCTACCTCGCCAAGCCGCGGCTCACCGACGTGCCCTGCCCGGACGGAGAATCCCGTTACGAACTCGGCGCCGTCGGCCGAGGCCCGGCCGCCGCTGAGCTCGCTGAGAGGCTGGTCGAGCAGATCCGACTCTTCGGTCGTGACCGCTCCGCACAACCTGTCATCGCCGCTTACCCCGCTGGAACTGCTGAGGACAGCGAGCCCGCTGGCTTGGTCATCACCAAGCACCACGTCCGTGTGGTCCTAACACCGTAG
- a CDS encoding lanthionine synthetase C family protein — MSFARPGALPPEQAPDPGWSQSLSSGAAGLALLHIGYAHAGLTDWACAHQWVQAMTSHPVAAHPSACLFQGAPAVAFVLRTAALPAYTPVLHALDEHVTAITRARLVAAHERIDLGELPALREFDLINGLTGLGAYLLQALRTGPRHHNGELLREVLAYLIRLTGPITVEDTVLPGWWTENGPSDRPDSRWPGGHANLGLAHGIAGPWALLSAAMISGLTVPGHTEAIEHITRFFSTWSGGWPATPWWPGLLSAREWGNGVLDQPGPQQPSWCYGTPGVLHAHHLAAQALNLPARAAWARTALASCITDPAQLQQLGDDSLCHGWAGLVHLARRMLTAADGELADALARLEHRWRDQPRQGPNSDGMLEGQVGIALTTLPLNSSWDACLLTAPPTTRQADTPAATPPTEGTA, encoded by the coding sequence GTGAGCTTCGCCCGCCCCGGCGCCCTGCCACCCGAACAGGCGCCCGATCCCGGCTGGTCGCAGTCGCTCTCCAGCGGTGCGGCCGGGCTGGCCCTGCTGCACATCGGCTACGCCCACGCCGGCCTCACCGACTGGGCGTGCGCCCACCAGTGGGTCCAGGCCATGACCAGCCACCCCGTGGCCGCCCACCCCAGCGCCTGCCTGTTCCAGGGCGCCCCGGCGGTGGCGTTCGTCCTGCGCACCGCCGCCCTACCCGCCTACACCCCGGTGCTGCACGCACTCGATGAGCACGTCACCGCGATCACCCGGGCCCGGCTGGTGGCCGCCCACGAGCGCATCGACCTCGGCGAGCTGCCCGCGCTACGGGAGTTCGACCTAATCAACGGGCTCACCGGCCTCGGCGCCTACCTCCTGCAGGCCCTGCGCACCGGCCCCCGGCACCACAACGGTGAGCTCCTGCGCGAGGTGCTGGCCTACCTCATCCGGCTGACCGGCCCGATCACGGTCGAGGACACCGTTCTGCCCGGCTGGTGGACCGAGAACGGCCCCTCCGACCGGCCCGATTCGCGATGGCCCGGCGGCCACGCCAACCTCGGCCTGGCACACGGCATCGCCGGTCCCTGGGCGCTGCTGTCGGCCGCGATGATCAGCGGCCTCACCGTGCCCGGACACACCGAGGCGATCGAGCACATCACCAGGTTCTTCAGCACCTGGTCCGGCGGCTGGCCGGCGACCCCGTGGTGGCCGGGCCTGCTCTCCGCGCGCGAGTGGGGCAACGGCGTCCTCGACCAGCCCGGCCCGCAACAGCCCTCTTGGTGCTACGGCACCCCCGGAGTGCTGCACGCCCACCACCTCGCCGCCCAGGCCCTCAACCTCCCGGCCCGAGCAGCCTGGGCGCGCACCGCGCTAGCCTCCTGCATCACCGACCCGGCCCAGCTCCAGCAGCTCGGCGATGACTCGCTCTGCCACGGCTGGGCCGGGCTGGTGCACCTCGCCCGCCGGATGCTCACCGCCGCCGACGGCGAACTCGCTGATGCCCTCGCCCGGCTGGAGCACCGCTGGCGAGACCAGCCCCGGCAGGGGCCGAACTCCGACGGGATGCTGGAAGGCCAGGTCGGGATCGCGCTCACCACCCTGCCGCTGAACAGCAGCTGGGACGCCTGCCTGCTCACCGCACCGCCCACGACCAGGCAGGCCGACACGCCCGCCGCCACACCACCCACGGAAGGAACCGCATGA